In the genome of bacterium, the window GTCGCCGGCGCGAAGGAGCGCCGCTACGCCCAGCCTCCGGGGACCGGCGTCTGCGCCTACCTCCCCCGCGTGCTGCCGTGGAAGACGATCGCGTCGGACCCGGCGCGCGACCTCGTGATTACGGAGGGCGAGCTCAAGGCGTCCTGCGCCGCCGTCCGCGGCTTCGCCGCCGTGGGCCTCGGCGGGGTCTGGAACTTCCGCTGCCCGACGACCGGCGTCCTGTTCCTGCCGGAGCTCGAGGCGATCGACTTCCGTCGCCGGCGCGTCCACGTCGTCTACGACAGCGACGCGCGCACCAATCCCCACGTCTGCGACGCGCTGAACGCGCTGGCCGAGGAGCTGCGCCTCCGCGGCGCGCTGCCGCAGATGGTCGCCCTACCCGACCTGCCGGGGAAGGCGAAGGTCGGCCTCGACGACTTCATCGTCGCCGAGGGGACGGACGCCTTCGTCGCCCTGCTCGACGAGGCCGAGCCGCTGACGATGGCCGCCGAACTGTGGAAGCTGAACGAGGAGGTCGTCTACGTCCGCGACCCCGGCGTCGTCGTGGCGCGGGCGGACGGGCGCAAGCTGGCCCCGGCCGCCTTCGTCGCCCACGCCTACGCCGCGCGGGTCTGCGCCGAGCGCACGGTGAAGAAGGACGGGTCCGTCAGCTTCAAGCGCGTCCCCGCGGCGCCGAAGTGGATCGCCTGGCCGTACCGCCGCGAGGCGGCGCGGATCGTCTTCGCGCCCGGCCAGCCGCGGGAGGCCGAGGTCGGCGGGGAGGTCTGCTGGAACGACTGGCCCGGCTGGGGCGTGCAGCCGAAGAAGGGCGACGTCGGACTCTTCCGCCGGCTCGTGGACCATCTCTTCGAGGGCGCGGACCCGGCCGATCGGCGATGGTTCCTCGACTGGCTGGCCTGGCCCCTCCAGCACCCCGGCGAGAAGCTGTTCACGGCCGCCGTGGTCCACGGCGTCGGCCAGGGCACGGGCAAGTCCTTGCTCGGCTACACGATCGGCAAGATCCACGGCGCGGGCTTCTCCGAGATCAATTCGGAGCACCTTCGCGCGCCGTTCAACGAGTGGCTGGTCAACAAAACCTTCATCCTCGGCGACGACGTGACCGGCCAGACGAGCCGCCGGGACGCCGACCTGCTCAAGAAACTCGTGACGCAGAAAACGCTCCGCGTCAACCAAAAGTACGTCCCGAGCTACGAAGTCGCCGACTGCGCCAACTACTACTTCACGAGCAACCAGCCCGACGCGATCTTCCTCGAGGACGAGGACCGGAGGTATTTCATTCACGAAGTCGTCGCCGACCGCTTGCCGGCCGACTTCGCCCGCGCCTACGACGAGGAACTCTGGCACGGCGGCCTCGCCGCCGCGGTCTTCGCCAACCTCCTCGACCGCAACCTGGAGAAGTTCGACCCGCGGGCCGCGGCCCCGGCGACGCGGGCCAAGGAGAAGATGACCAGCCTCGTCCGCTCGGACCTCGGGTCGTTCGTCGCCGCGCTCCGTGAGGCGCCCGACCAGACGCTCCGCCTCGGCGGCATGGTCCTGCGGTCGGACCTCTACACGAGCGCCGAGCTGCTCGGGATCTACGACCCCGCCGGCAAGACGAAGACGACCGCCGGCGGCGTCGGCCGCGAGCTGGCCCGGCAGGGCTTCCTCCTCGCCGCCGGCGGCTCGCCGGTTCGCGTGGAGGCGGAGCAGAACCGCTATTGGGCGATCCGCCGCGGCGACGCCTGGCGCAAGGCGACGACGAAATCGGTCGCCGCCCACGTCGTCGCCGCCCGCGTCCAGGGCGTCATGAAGCCGCTCGAGGGAAAAAAATACTGACGGGAAGGGGTTGACGAAACCGTCAACCCGTACCATGCTTTCGTCCGGCGGGAGAGGGAGCCGCCGCGGAGGGTTGACGAATGGCGATGCAAGTCCCGAACAAGGTGCTGGCGATGATGGTCGGGCGGTACGCCCCGCCCGTCGTCGCCATCTCGATCGACGCGCCGGCGACGAGCCGGATGCCGGACGGGTCGTCGGCCAAGGTGACGATGGGCGACCTGCTGCCGGAGTTCCGCTGCGACGCGACGCAGGAGGATGCGATCATCCTCGGCGAGCGCCGCGAGGCGCTGCGGGCGGCGATCGCCGCGCTGCCGACGCCGCAGCGGACCTGCATCGAGGGCCGGCTGCGCGGGCTGACGCTGGCCGACGTCGGCGCGGCGATGGGCCGCTCGCGCGAGCGGGCGCGGCAATTGGAGCGCGACGCGCTGGCCGCCCTGCGGGCGGCCCTGGCGCGGTTCGGCGCGACGGGAACGGGCAGCTTGGCGCAGAAGCGCCGGCGCTGGGACGACTAGGAGGGGCCCGGACTATGGAAACGACCACGATTCTGACGCCGCAGGAAATCGAAGGACTTCGCGCCGCCGGCCGCGCGCCCGGCGAGACGCTGCTCGAGTTCGTCGGGCGGCTGAACGCCTCGCGGCGTCGCGCCCAGGGCGAGGTCGCCGAGGCGCTGGCGATCGTCCAGCGCGAGATGGAACTCGAGCCGGGCACGCGGCTGGCGGAGGCTGTGGAGATGCTCGCCGCGGACGACCGGGAGCTCGCTCGGCGCCTCGAGGAGAGCACCATCACCGCCTTGCAGGAGGCCAACGAGCACGAGGAGGCGGAGGCCGAGCGGAAGGCGAAGACGGAGGAGCGGGAGCGGCGGTTCGCCGCCGAGGTCGCCGAATGGCGGCGGAAGTGGCAGGAGCGGGACGCGGAGCTGGCCGACCTGTGGGGCCGCCTGGCCGACCTGCGGAAGCGCCTCGACGTGCAGCTCGCCGCCGTCAAGAGCATCGGCCGGACGGCCGCGTCCGTCCTGGAGGGGGACGCCGAGGCGGAGAAGGCGAACGCCGCGGCGCGGCAGGACCGCGAGAAGACCGCCGCGCTCGAGGAGGAGGCGCGACGGGCGAAGGACCACGCGCGCCGCACGGGCAAGGACGCCTCGTTCCCGTTCCGCTACGGTACGGATCGCGGCATGGAGGGCGACGAGACGTTCGTCCTCCGCTTCATCAAGTTCTGAGTCTCGGGGAGAACGGAGACGGCCATGAAAAGGTTCGTGGAGGTCGCGGCCGGCAAGCGGGGCTCGGGCGTGTTCCGCAAGGACACGCCCTACGGCCTCGCCCAGCACGCGCTCCTCGCCGGGCGCAAGGACGAGACGATCGTGCGGTCGCTGCTGCGGGCGTATCCCGACCTGCCCGACGCGAAGGCGTGGAAGATCCTGTGGTGGTGCCGCGGCTACCTGCGGCGGAAGGGGCTCCTCGAGCCGCGGGGCGGAAAATAAATTCCGCCCCGCCCCTTGACGGGGAGCGGGTTGATGGTAGCATCAAGTCGTCGGGCAGGGCGCCCGGCGCCGGAGGCGAAGACGATGACGGCGACGAAGGTCAAGGGAACCACGGCGGCGAAGCTGGCGAAGCTCGCCGACGAGCTGTTCGAGGCGCGCGAGCGTCGGCTCGCGCTCCAGAAACAAGCGGAGGAGATCCAGTCCCGCGAGCGAGAGCTCAAGGCGCTGCTGATCGCCGAGATCCCGCTCACCGGCGCGACCGGGGTGGCCGGCAAGCTGGCCGCCGTCAAGGTGGCCGAGAAGCAAGTCCCCCAGGTGTCGGATTGGCCGGCCCTCTACGCGCACATCAAGAAGACCGGCAGCTTCGAGCTGCTCCAGCGGCGCGTGTCCGAGGGGGCGGTGAAGGACCGTTGGGCCGAGGACGAGTCCGTTCCGGGCGTGGAGTGCGTCAAGATCGTTGACTTGTCCGTGTCGAAAGTGAAGTAAAGGAGAGAGACGACGATGGGAAAGAAGGTCAAGAGCAACGCGCTTGTCCCCGTCGAGGAGAACGGCGGGCTGGTGAAGTGGGACGAGGAGCTGGCGAAGCTCACCGCGCAGGCGGCGGAGGCCGTGGCCGGGATCGGCGGCGGGTCGTTCCTCTCCCTCCGCGGCGGGCAGCTCTCCTACGGCGGCCAGGTCATGCCGGGCAACACGTGCGCGGCCGTGATCCTCGACTTCGTGAACGAGAACATCTTCTACGGGGCGCGCTTCGACCCCGACCAGCGGCTCTCGCCGAAGTGCTACGCCTTCGGCCGCGATCCGCAGCGGATGACGCCGTACCCCGACGTCGAGGAGCCGGTTCACGACTCCTGCCGCGAATGCCCGAACAACGCCTGGGGGACCAGCGACACCGGGCGCGGCAAGGCGTGCAAGAACACGATGCGCCTCGCGCTGATCCCGGCCGGGACGTACCGCCAGTCTACGAACGACTTCGACCTGTTCGACAAGGCGGAGCAGTACCAGGGGGCCGACCTGGCCTTCCTCAAGATCCCCGTCACCTCCGTCAAGGCGTTCGGCACCTACGTCAAGAACCTCGCCGGCGTCATGAAGACTCACCCGGTCGGCGTGGTCACGCGCATCAAGGTCGTGCCGGACGGCAAGACGCAGTTCCGCGTCGAGTTCGAGCCGATCGCCAAGCTGCCGGCCGCGATGATCCCGGTCGTCCTCGCCCGCCACAAGGAGGCGACGGCCGCGATCGAGTTCCCCTACCAGGCCGTCGCCGAGCAGCCCGCCCCGGCCGCCGCGGCGAAGCCGAAGGGCCGCCGCAAGTTCTGAGTCCAACGGGGCGGCCTCCGGGCCGCCCCTTCCGTCAGACGGGAGGCTGGCATGGCGAAGAGACTGCCCTGCCCGACGACGATCGACTTCGAGACGAGGCCGATCGGCCGGCGGCCGGAGTATCCGCCGGTCCCGGTGGGCGTGGCGATCAAGCCTTGGAAGCGCAAGGCGCGCTACCTGGCTTGGGGACACCCCGAGGGGAATAACTGCACGCTCGAGCAGGCGAAGAAGGAGCTCCGCAAGGTTTGGGAGAAGTCGAAGTGCCTGCTGTTCCACAATGCCAAGTTCGACGTGGACGTCGCGGAGACGCACATGGGCTGCCCTCGGCGCCCGTGGCACGCAATCCACGACACGCTGTTCCTGTTGTTCCTCCACGATCCCGACGCGAAGGCGCTGGGGCTCAAGGAGGCGGCGGAGGCGCTGCTCTCCATGCCGCCGGAGGAGCGCGACGCCGTGTCCGACTGGCTGGTCGAGCGCCAGCCGGTCGAGGGGCGCCGTCTCACGACGAAGGCGGCGCGGGCGTGGATCTGCCTCGCCCCCGGCGAGCTCGTCGGCCGCTACGCGATCGGCGACGTCGAGCGGACGGAGCTGCTCTACCGCGCGCTGCTGCCGGAGATCGAGCGCCGCGGAATGTCCGACGCCTACGACCGCGAGCGGCGGCTCCTGCCGATCCTGCTCGACGCCGAGCGCCGCGGTATGCGCGTGGACGCGAAGCGGCTGGCCCAGGAGATCCACCGCGGAAACGAGACGCTGGGCCGGGTCGAGGGCTGGCTGCGGCGGAAGCTCGGCGACGTCAACCTCGACGCGAACGCGGCGGTCGGGGAGGCTCTCGTCGCCCGCGGCTACGCCGACGCGGCCGCGATGGGCGTGACCAAGACGGGGAAGCTGGCGACGCACAAGGACGCGATCGCCCGCGGCCTCGGCGTCACGCCGCTCGCCGGCGTGCTCCGCTACCGGAACGCGCTCTGCACCTGCCTCCGCACGTTCATGGAGCCGTGGCTCGAGATGGCCTACGCGAGCCCCACGGGGGACCGGATCTACACCGAATGGTCCCAGGTCCGCCGGCCGAACGAGCGCGAGGCGGGGCTGTCCGGGGCGCGCACGGGGCGGCTGTCCTCGAGCCCGAACTTCCAGAACCTCCCGAAGCCCTTCGGCGAGCTGTTCCACTCCGCCGAGGGCGACGGGCTGCCACGCTGCCCGATCAAGGGCCTCCCGCCGCTGCCCGAGGTCCGATCCTTCGTCGTCCCCGACGAGGGCCGCACGCTGATCGACCGCGACTACTCCCAGCAGGAGCTTCGCATCCTCGCCCACTTCGAGGGCGGCGCCCTCCAGACCGCCTACGAAGAGAATCCCTGGCTGGACGTCCACGAGCACGCCCGCCGCATGATTAACCGGATGCTGGCGACGGACTACAAGCGCGGCCTTATCAAGACCGTGGGCTTCGGGCTGATCTACGGCATGGGCGTGGCCTCGATGGCGGAGAAGGCGAAGACGTCGCTGGCCGACGCGGCCGCGGCGAAGCGCGCCTACCTCGCCGGCTTCTCCGGGCTCAAGGATATGCAGGACGAGATGCGCCGCCGGGCCGCGGCGGGCGAGCCGATCCGCACCTGGGGCGGCCGGGAGTATTACTGCGAGCCGCCGCGGCTCGAGCGCGGCGAGGTCCGCACGTTCGACTACAAGCTCGTGAACCGGCTGGTCCAGGGCAGCGCGGCCGACGCGACGAAGGAGGCCACGATCCGCGCGGTCGAGGCGCTCGAGGCGCTCGGCGCGCGATTCATCCTCACGGTCCACGACGAGCTGATGTTCGACTGCCCGGACGACCGGGTTGGCGAAGCGATGGAAGTCTTGTCCGGGGCGATGGCCTCGCTCGACTTCGACGTGAAAATGCTGTCGGAAGGCAAGCTCTCCAAGGAGAGCTGGGCCGCCATGAAGCCCTACGACAAGGCGGGCGAGAGGGTCGTCGCATGAGGAAGCCGAAAGGATGGGCGGAGGCCGTGGGCGCGCCGGCGAAGGCCGAGGTCGCGCTCTCCACGTGGAGCATCTCGCGCCTCCACGATTGGGAACGCTGCCCGCGCTACGCGATGTACCGCCACGGGCTCAAGCTGCCCGAGCCGAAGGGGCCGGCGCTCGAGCGAGGGATCGCCGTCCATGCGCTCGCCGAGGCGTACTTGAAGGCGGAGGAGCCGCCGCGCCGCGTGCCGGCCGAGCTGTCCAAGTTCGCCCCGCAGTTCCGCGCGCTGAGGAAGAAGGAGGCGCAGTCCGAGGTCCGCTTCGCCGTGACGGAGAAGTGGGAGCCTCGCGGCTTCTTCGACCGCGACGTCTGGCTGCGGTGCGTCGCCGACGCGCTGGTGATCGACGGCGACAAGGCGCGGATCGTGGACTTCAAGACCGGCAAGAAGCGCGACGGCTACGACGACCAGCTCGAGCTCTACGCCGTGTCCGTCTTCCTCCACTTCCCCGCGGTCGAGTCCGTCCAGGGCGAACTCTGGTTCCTCGACACGGGGGAGATGGTGAAGGTCCGCGTCAACCGCGACCGCCTCGAGGAGTTCCTCGCCTTGTGGACCGTGCGGCCGCTGCCGATGCTCGAGGACCGGATCTTCCCCTCGCGCCCCGGCTGGTACTGCCGCTACTGCCACTACCGCCGCGACAACGCCGGCCCGTGCGAACACTGATCCGGCGGGAGGCGTCCATCGAACGGGCGGCGTGCCGCGAGGCGCGCCGCCTGGGGATCGAGCCGCTGAAAATGTCGTTCGGGAAGGGCTGGCCGGATCGCCTCTTCCTCGTGCCGGGCGGGCGGCCGGTCTTCGTGGAGTTCAAGAGCGTCCGCGGCAAGACGACGCCGCTTCAAGACCTCCGCATCGCGCGGTTGAAGGAGCTGGGCTATGACGTGTACGTCTCGAACGACGCCGGAGAAGTCGGCGCTCTCCTGCGGGCGGCCTTGGAAGCCGCACAAGTACCAGGTCCGCGCGATGCGCTGGCTGGTCCAGCACGCCGCCGCGGCGCTGTTCCTCGACCCCGGCCTCGGCAAGACGTCGATCGCTCTCGGGGCGTTCAAGGTGCTCAAGGAGAAGGGCGTCGCCCGTAGGGCGCTGGTCGTCGCTCCGCTCCGCGTCTGCCACAACGTCTGGCCGGCGGAGCTCGAGAAGTGGGCCGACTTCCACGGCCTGTCTCTGAGCGTGCTCCACGGGCCGCGGAAGGAGGAGCGGAGGGACGACGGCGCCGACGTCCACGTCGTCAACCCGGAGGGCCTTCCCTGGCTGCTCGGGGCGCGCGACGCGGCGGCCGGCGGCGGCTGGGGATCGAAGCGTTCGCTGGCCGGCCTCGGCTACGACACGCTGGTCATCGACGAGCTGTCGAAGTTCAAGCACGCGACGACCCAAAGGTTCAAGCTCCTAAAGCCCTACCTGCCGATGTTCGCCCGCCGCTGGGGCCTCACCGGCTCGCCGGCGGCGAACGGGCTGCTCGACCTCTTCGGCCAAGCCTACGTCCTCGACCTCGGGAACGCGCTCGGCCGCTACGTCACCCACTACCGGACGGAGTTCTTCCAGCCGCTCGACCCGAACGGCTGGGAGTGGGGCCTCCAGCCGGGCGCCGAGGAGCGGATCTACGACCGCCTCCGCCCGCTGGCGCTCCGCATGAGCGCCGAGGAGTACCTCGAGCTGCCGGAGCTGACGACGACGGACGTCGTGGTCGAGCTGCCGGAGAAGGCGAAGAAGGTCTACCGCCAGCTCGAGACGCTGCTCGTGGCGGAGATCGACAAGAACGTCGTCTCCGTCGCGGACTCCTCCGCCGCGTCGAACGCCTGCCGCCAGGCCGCGGCCGGCGCGCTGTACCTCGACGAGACGGGCGACGCGCGGCCGGAGCTGGTCAAGGCCGCCGGCGGCCGGGGCTTCGTCGAGCTCCATCCGGCCAAGCTCGACGCGCTCGAGGATCTGGTTGACGAATTGCAGGGCCAGCCGCTCCTCGTGGCCTACGAATACAAGCACGACCTCGCGCGGCTGCTCGCGCGCTGGCCGGGAACGCCCTACATCGGCGGCGGGACGAGCGAGAAAAAGGCCGCCTTCGCCGTCAAGGCGTGGAACGCCGGCGGGCTGCCGCTGCTGTTCGGCCATCCGGCGGCGATGGGCCACGGGCTGAACCTCCAGGGCGGCTGCCGCGTCTGCTGGTTCTCGCCCACCTGGAACTTCGAACTCTACGACCAGATGATCCGCCGCGTCTGGCGCCAGGGCCAGACGGAGAAGTGCCGCGTCTACCGG includes:
- a CDS encoding PD-(D/E)XK nuclease family protein, which produces MRKPKGWAEAVGAPAKAEVALSTWSISRLHDWERCPRYAMYRHGLKLPEPKGPALERGIAVHALAEAYLKAEEPPRRVPAELSKFAPQFRALRKKEAQSEVRFAVTEKWEPRGFFDRDVWLRCVADALVIDGDKARIVDFKTGKKRDGYDDQLELYAVSVFLHFPAVESVQGELWFLDTGEMVKVRVNRDRLEEFLALWTVRPLPMLEDRIFPSRPGWYCRYCHYRRDNAGPCEH
- a CDS encoding DEAD/DEAH box helicase: MTCTSRTTPEKSALSCGRPWKPHKYQVRAMRWLVQHAAAALFLDPGLGKTSIALGAFKVLKEKGVARRALVVAPLRVCHNVWPAELEKWADFHGLSLSVLHGPRKEERRDDGADVHVVNPEGLPWLLGARDAAAGGGWGSKRSLAGLGYDTLVIDELSKFKHATTQRFKLLKPYLPMFARRWGLTGSPAANGLLDLFGQAYVLDLGNALGRYVTHYRTEFFQPLDPNGWEWGLQPGAEERIYDRLRPLALRMSAEEYLELPELTTTDVVVELPEKAKKVYRQLETLLVAEIDKNVVSVADSSAASNACRQAAAGALYLDETGDARPELVKAAGGRGFVELHPAKLDALEDLVDELQGQPLLVAYEYKHDLARLLARWPGTPYIGGGTSEKKAAFAVKAWNAGGLPLLFGHPAAMGHGLNLQGGCRVCWFSPTWNFELYDQMIRRVWRQGQTEKCRVYRIVAKDTVDEDVLAALGRKDRGQQAFFDALRARRGKEGR
- a CDS encoding DUF3854 domain-containing protein — encoded protein: MATAEIEAPRKRRRGADDGGAAAAKLAESGLTPEQGAALGMAYLEDADAAHPGAGYEARPALRIPYFGLDGGPLAAAPKWPQFERVRYLGPKTESFAAVAGAKERRYAQPPGTGVCAYLPRVLPWKTIASDPARDLVITEGELKASCAAVRGFAAVGLGGVWNFRCPTTGVLFLPELEAIDFRRRRVHVVYDSDARTNPHVCDALNALAEELRLRGALPQMVALPDLPGKAKVGLDDFIVAEGTDAFVALLDEAEPLTMAAELWKLNEEVVYVRDPGVVVARADGRKLAPAAFVAHAYAARVCAERTVKKDGSVSFKRVPAAPKWIAWPYRREAARIVFAPGQPREAEVGGEVCWNDWPGWGVQPKKGDVGLFRRLVDHLFEGADPADRRWFLDWLAWPLQHPGEKLFTAAVVHGVGQGTGKSLLGYTIGKIHGAGFSEINSEHLRAPFNEWLVNKTFILGDDVTGQTSRRDADLLKKLVTQKTLRVNQKYVPSYEVADCANYYFTSNQPDAIFLEDEDRRYFIHEVVADRLPADFARAYDEELWHGGLAAAVFANLLDRNLEKFDPRAAAPATRAKEKMTSLVRSDLGSFVAALREAPDQTLRLGGMVLRSDLYTSAELLGIYDPAGKTKTTAGGVGRELARQGFLLAAGGSPVRVEAEQNRYWAIRRGDAWRKATTKSVAAHVVAARVQGVMKPLEGKKY
- a CDS encoding DNA polymerase produces the protein MAKRLPCPTTIDFETRPIGRRPEYPPVPVGVAIKPWKRKARYLAWGHPEGNNCTLEQAKKELRKVWEKSKCLLFHNAKFDVDVAETHMGCPRRPWHAIHDTLFLLFLHDPDAKALGLKEAAEALLSMPPEERDAVSDWLVERQPVEGRRLTTKAARAWICLAPGELVGRYAIGDVERTELLYRALLPEIERRGMSDAYDRERRLLPILLDAERRGMRVDAKRLAQEIHRGNETLGRVEGWLRRKLGDVNLDANAAVGEALVARGYADAAAMGVTKTGKLATHKDAIARGLGVTPLAGVLRYRNALCTCLRTFMEPWLEMAYASPTGDRIYTEWSQVRRPNEREAGLSGARTGRLSSSPNFQNLPKPFGELFHSAEGDGLPRCPIKGLPPLPEVRSFVVPDEGRTLIDRDYSQQELRILAHFEGGALQTAYEENPWLDVHEHARRMINRMLATDYKRGLIKTVGFGLIYGMGVASMAEKAKTSLADAAAAKRAYLAGFSGLKDMQDEMRRRAAAGEPIRTWGGREYYCEPPRLERGEVRTFDYKLVNRLVQGSAADATKEATIRAVEALEALGARFILTVHDELMFDCPDDRVGEAMEVLSGAMASLDFDVKMLSEGKLSKESWAAMKPYDKAGERVVA